In a single window of the Magnolia sinica isolate HGM2019 chromosome 7, MsV1, whole genome shotgun sequence genome:
- the LOC131250838 gene encoding amidophosphoribosyltransferase, chloroplastic-like: MATSSPSTTKLSFSSTEIPHLSPSSPKYPSLAPSPFLKTPQTLFSLPKHPSLSLHHHHPSLPFKLSSKNPISDFFPSDASDDKPREECGVVGIYGDPEASRLCYLALHALQHRGQEGAGIVSVHNNLLQSITGVGLVSDVFTGSKLDQLPGSSAIGHVRYSTAGSSMLKNVQPFVAGYRFGSVGVAHNGNLVNYRALRAMLEEHGSIFNTSSDTEVVLHLIAISKARPFLLRIVGACEQLEGAYSMVFLTEDKLVAVRDPFGFRPLVMGRRANGAVVFASETCALDLIEATYEREVNPGEVVVVDADSISSLCLLPHRDRKACVFEHVYFSLPNSIVFGRSVYESRYAFGQILATEAPVDCDIVIAVPDSGVVAALGYAAKAGVPFQQGLIRSHYVGRTFIEPSQKIRDFGVKLKLAPVRRVLEGKRVVVVDDSIVRGTTSSKIVRLLKEAGTKEVHMRIASPPIIGSCYYGVDTPSTEELISNMMTVEEVRDFIGSDSLAFLPLNSLRKLLGNEAPTFCDACFSGNYPVLPKESKVKRVGDFVDDGLNGTVDAGWTDAPVNQMVMKYNGPV; this comes from the coding sequence ATGGCTACTTCTTCTCCATCAACGACCAAACTCTCCTTCTCTTCTACAGAAATACCCCATCTATCCCCTTCTTCCCCAAAATACCCCTCCCTCGCCCCTTCCCCTTTCCTCAAAACTCCTCAAACCCTTTTTTCCTTACCAAAACAcccctccctctccctccaccaccaccacccctcTCTTCCATTCAAGCTCTCCTCCAAAAACCCCATCTCAGATTTCTTCCCGTCCGACGCGTCGGACGATAAGCCGCGCGAGGAGTGCGGCGTCGTCGGCATCTACGGCGACCCGGAAGCTTCCCGCCTCTGCTACCTGGCCCTCCACGCCCTCCAGCACCGTGGCCAGGAGGGCGCTGGCATCGTATCCGTCCATAACAATCTCCTCCAATCCATCACCGGGGTGGGCCTCGTTTCCGACGTCTTCACCGGCTCGAAGCTCGACCAGCTTCCCGGCTCCTCTGCTATCGGCCACGTTCGCTACTCCACTGCCGGCTCCTCCATGCTCAAGAACGTCCAGCCCTTCGTCGCCGGGTACCGTTTTGGCTCTGTTGGCGTCGCCCACAATGGCAATTTAGTAAATTACCGTGCCCTGAGGGCCATGCTTGAAGAGCACGGCTCGATCTTCAACACTAGCTCCGACACGGAAGTCGTCCTCCACCTGATTGCAATCTCAAAGGCTCGGCCTTTCCTGTTGCGGATCGTCGGCGCCTGCGAGCAGCTCGAGGGCGCCTACTCGATGGTGTTCTTGACAGAGGACAAGCTCGTTGCGGTGCGGGACCCATTTGGGTTCCGGCCCCTGGTGATGGGCCGCAGGGCGAACGGGGCGGTTGTATTTGCGTCGGAGACATGTGCGCTTGACCTCATCGAGGCGACATACGAGCGGGAGGTTAACCCCGGGGAGGTGGTGGTCGTCGACGCTGACAGCATCAGCTCTCTCTGCCTGCTGCCCCACCGCGACCGGAAGGCCTGCGTCTTCGAGCACGTCTACTTCTCCCTTCCAAATTCCATCGTCTTCGGCCGCTCCGTCTACGAGTCACGCTACGCCTTTGGTCAGATCCTTGCCACAGAGGCTCCTGTCGACTGCGATATCGTGATTGCTGTGCCTGACTCTGGGGTTGTTGCGGCGCTCGGGTACGCTGCCAAGGCTGGTGTGCCTTTCCAGCAGGGGCTCATACGGTCGCACTATGTGGGCCGGACATTCATTGAGCCATCACAGAAGATACGGGATTTTGGGGTGAAGCTCAAGCTCGCGCCTGTCCGTCGGGTTTTGGAAGGGAAGAGGGTGGTTGTCGTTGATGACTCAATTGTTAGGGGGACAACGTCGTCAAAGATTGTGAGGCTGCTGAAGGAGGCAGGCACGAAAGAGGTCCACATGAGGATTGCAAGCCCCCCCATCATCGGCTCGTGCTACTATGGAGTGGACACACCCAGCACGGAGGAGTTGATTTCGAACATGATGACTGTTGAGGAAGTGAGGGACTTTATTGGGTCTGATTCACTCGCTTTCCTTCCATTGAATAGCTTGAGGAAATTGCTTGGCAATGAGGCGCCGACCTTTTGTGACGCTTGCTTCTCTGGGAATTATCCTGTTCTCCCGAAAGAGTCAAAGGTTAAAAGGGTGGGAGATTTTGTGGATGATGGATTGAATGGTACCGTAGATGCAGGGTGGACAGATGCCCCTGTAAATCAGATGGTAATGAAGTATAATGGGCCGGTGTAG